Proteins encoded together in one Prunus dulcis chromosome 3, ALMONDv2, whole genome shotgun sequence window:
- the LOC117622713 gene encoding uncharacterized protein LOC117622713 — MAKASSLCSLHVLQPSIRSSCSRRHHVMQVRAQSLDEGRSRNIVDANLSVLREKIEVIKMRERLEKCCNNKHQQYGWNYAAGYNYKLRRAREVSTFFELMRLVCVTVGATCFTATLCLVLVSLVVNLNQ; from the exons ATGGCCAAGGCTTCTTCTTTGTGTTCTCTTCATGTACTACAGCCATCTATCCGGAGCAGTTGCAGTCGTCGTCATCATGTCATGCAAGTAAGAGCTCAGAGCTTAGATGAAG GTAGATCGAGGAATATTGTAGATGCAAATTTGAGTGTTCTAAGAGAGAAGATAGAAGTAATTAAGATGAGGGAGAGACTTGAGAAATGTTGCAATAATAAGCACCAACAATATGGTTGGAATTATGCAGCGGGTTATAATTACAAACTCAGAAGAGCAAGGGAGGTATCAACGTTCTTCGAGCTCATGCGATTGGTTTGTGTGACTGTTGGTGCCACTTGTTTTACTGCTACTCTCTGCCTTGTCCTTGTTTCGCTCGTGGTAAATTTGAATCAATAA
- the LOC117620521 gene encoding protein PIN-LIKES 2-like: MIASNWKVTNSPTSQNTGNKTMDFSLASMHGNTLKGGLLLSAVLPLLKLLCMAAIGLLLAHPKYQLVPKATFTFLSKLVFAVFLPCLIFTNLGPSISLKNLLNWWFIPVNVVISTTIGCVLGVLVAIICRPPPEFFRFTIIMTAFGNTGNLPLAIVASVCHSDDNPFGTEDDCTEAGVAYVSFSQWVSVILVYTLVYHMMEPTLESSRSAYEVVVEEEEYHEIEELGYNGNGNSNENGNENDLTRPLLVEAEWPGMEDKEIEHCKTPFIARLFNNSNSILSHTAIPDFGGEEEEKEKGGQPRSTKCLAEPRMVRKIRSVAGMTPIHGILQPPTIASLLAIIIGMIPKLKSWVFDDDQILSFITDSLEILAEAMVPSAVLVLGGMLAEGPNESNLGMRTTIGIIVARLLVLPLIGIGVILLSDKLNILIDDDPLYRFVLLLQYTTPSAILLGAVASLRGYAVREASALLFWQHIVAVFSLSVYIIVYFYILF; the protein is encoded by the exons ATGATTGCTTCAAATTGGAAGGTCACAAACAGCCCCACATCTCAAAATACA GGCAACAAAACAATGGATTTTTCCCTTGCTTCAATGCACGGAAACACTCTCAAAGGAGGTTTGCTCCTAAGTGCAGTACTGCCTTTATTGAAGCTCCTTTGTATGGCTGCCATTGGTTTACTTCTTGCTCACCCAAAATACCAACTTGTCCCAAAAGCCACTTTCACATTTCTCAGTAAGCTGGTGTTTGCTGTCTTTTTGCCCTGCTTGATCTTCACCAATCTTGGTCCATCCATCAGTTTAAAGAACTTGCTGAATTGGTGGTTCATTCCTGTAAATGTTGTTATAAGTACCACAATTGGGTGTGTTTTGGGGGTTTTGGTAGCAATAATTTGCAGGCCACCACctgaattttttagatttaCCATAATCATGACTGCATTTGGAAACACAGGTAATCTCCCTCTTGCAATTGTGGCCTCTGTTTGCCACAGTGATGATAACCCTTTTGGTACTGAAGATGACTGCACTGAGGCTGGTGTGGCATATGTATCTTTTTCCCAATGGGTTTCTGTTATTCTTGTTTATACACTTGTTTATCATATGATGGAGCCCACCTTGGAATCTAGTAGAAGTGCTTATGAAGTTGTTGTTGAGGAAGAGGAGTATCATGAGATTGAGGAATTGGGGTATAATGGCAATGGCAACAgcaatgaaaatggaaatgaaaatgatcTCACTAGGCCACTTCTTGTTGAGGCTGAATGGCCTGGAATGGAAGACAAGGAAATTGAGCATTGCAAGACACCCTTTATTGCAAGACTTTTTAATAACAGCAATTCTATACTTTCCCACACCGCTATTCCGGATTTCGGTggcgaggaggaggagaaggagaagggaGGTCAGCCAAGAAGTACCAAGTGTCTGGCAGAGCCTAGAATGGTGAGGAAAATCAGGTCTGTTGCTGGGATGACACCAATTCATGGCATTCTTCAGCCCCCAACAATTGCTTCTCTTTTGGCAATTATCATTGGCATGATTCCTAAGTTGAAATCTTGGGTTTTTGATGATGATCAAATCCTTTCATTCATCACAGACAGCTTGGAAATTCTAGCTGAGGCCATGGTGCCTTCGGCTGTGCTTGTTCTTGGAGGCATGCTGGCTGAAGGTCCAAACGAATCAAATCTAGGAATGAGAACTACAATTGGGATTATTGTTGCAAGGCTTTTGGTACTTCCTTTGATTGGAATTGGTGTGATTCTATTGTCTGataaattgaacattttgattgatgatgatCCATTGTACCGGTTCGTTCTTTTGCTGCAATACACCACACCAAGTGCTATCTTGTTAGGAGCAGTTGCAAGCTTGAGGGGTTATGCAGTCAGAGAGGCTTCTGCACTCCTCTTCTGGCAGCATATTGTTGCTGTCTTCTCCCTTTCAGTCTATATAATTGTATACTTCTACATATTGTTTTGA
- the LOC117622683 gene encoding eukaryotic translation initiation factor 5-like: MALLNIGAGNSDDAFYRYKMPKMVTKIEGRGNGIKTNIVNMVDIAKALARPAAYTTKYFGCELGAQSKFDEKTGTSIVNGSHETAKLAGLLENFIKKFVQCYGCGNPETEILITKTQMIQLKCAACGFVSDVDMRDKLTTFIIKNPPEQKKGSKDKKAMRRAEKERLKEGEAADEELKKLKKEAKKKSTSSAKEGPVKASSSKKKTSGSDEDRTSPTPSQADEEEADDDDDDDVQWQTDTSIEAARQRMQEQLNDATADMVMLPTNEPEKAKAETKANESLENGNFTARGTLTDELKKNLDKGISPKQFQSLLGSLSGSAKEKMTALFEALFGGLEKGFAKEVSKKINYLAVAAAQDEGSQLLLLQAIEGFCGKSSSSALKEVALVLKALYDVDILEEECIVQWYQDGLKGGSKNSQIWKNAKPFIDWLQSAESETEED; encoded by the coding sequence ATGGCTTTACTGAACATTGGTGCTGGGAACAGTGATGATGCCTTCTACAGGTATAAGATGcccaaaatggttaccaaAATTGAGGGCCGAGGAAATGGCATCAAGACAAATATAGTCAACATGGTTGATATCGCAAAGGCTTTGGCAAGGCCCGCTGCGTACACTACAAAGTATTTTGGTTGTGAACTTGGCGCACAGTCCAAGTTTGATGAGAAAACTGGGACTTCTATCGTTAATGGATCCCATGAAACTGCTAAGCTAGCTGGCCTCCTTGAAAACTTTATCAAGAAATTTGTTCAGTGTTATGGATGTGGAAATCCAGAAACAGAGATACTGATTACAAAGACTCAAATGATTCAACTCAAATGTGCTGCTTGTGGTTTTGTGTCTGATGTGGACATGAGGGACAAGCTCACTACTTTCATTATTAAGAACCCACCTGAGCAGAAAAAGGGATCCAAAGACAAGAAAGCAATGAGAAGAGCTGAGAAGGAAAGACTAAAAGAAGGTGAAGCTGCTGATGAGGAGCtgaaaaaactgaagaaagaggcaaagaagaagagcaCTTCCTCTGCTAAGGAGGGCCCTGTGAAGGCCAGCtcttcaaaaaagaaaacaagtgGCTCTGACGAGGATCGTACATCACCTACTCCCAGCCAGGCTGATGAAGAGGaggctgatgatgatgatgatgatgatgttcaGTGGCAAACTGATACGTCCATAGAGGCAGCTCGTCAACGGATGCAAGAACAATTGAATGATGCGACAGCTGATATGGTGATGCTTCCCACCAATGAACCAGAGAAGGCCAAGGCAGAAACAAAGGCAAATGAGAGTTTGGAAAATGGGAACTTCACTGCTCGAGGAACACTTACGGATGAGTTGAAAAAGAATCTGGATAAGGGTATTTCACCCAAACAATTCCAATCCCTTCTGGGGTCACTTTCTGGGTctgcaaaggaaaaaatgaCTGCTCTATTTGAGGCGCTATTTGGGGGCCTAGAGAAAGGGTTTGCAAAAGAGGTATCCAAGAAGATAAACTACCTTGCTGTAGCTGCTGCTCAGGATGAGGGATCTCAATTGCTCTTGCTTCAAGCAATTGAAGGCTTCTGTGGGAAGTCAAGCTCAAGTGCCTTGAAGGAAGTTGCCCTTGTTTTAAAAGCTCTCTATGATGTTGATATCTTGGAGGAAGAATGCATAGTGCAGTGGTATCAAGATGGACTGAAGGGTGGGAGCAAGAACTCTCAGATTTGGAAGAACGCCAAACCATTCATTGACTGGCTCCAGAGTGCTGAGTCCGAAACGGAGGAGGattaa
- the LOC117622993 gene encoding uncharacterized protein LOC117622993: MGDHFVLFVDRLITESTLEAVIESTYQLQHPTLTASQDTMDSSHKIDVNGSSSSKFVQCRICHDEDDDSNMETPCSCCGSLKYAHRKCVQRWCNEKGDTICEICHQQFTPDYTAPPPLFHYSGIPMNFRGNWEISRRDLQNPQFIAMVTADHEYMNTDFDDEYSAPSSRSLICCRVVAIIFMVLLVLRHTLPFLISGAGEYSLTLFTLLMLRTIGILFPIYIMVRAFTAIQRQRRQQDPEISLATSDEENDLAYPSRLIQIR, from the exons ATGGGGGATCattttgtgttgtttgttGATCGACTGATCACTGAATCTACCCTAGAAGCTGTTATAGAGAGCACATATCAGTTGCAGCACCCAACACTCACAGCAAGCCAAGATACTATGGACTCTTCCCATAAAATAGATGTGAATGGGTCATCTTCTAGTAAATTTGTACAGTGTAGGATTTGccatgatgaggatgatgattcAAACATGGAAACACCATGTTCTTGCTGTGGCAGCTTGAAG TATGCTCATCGTAAATGTGTTCAGAGGTGGTGCAATGAGAAGGGTGATACAATATGTGAGATTTGCCACCAG CAATTCACGCCAGATTATACAGCACCACCTCCTCTATTTCATTATAGTGGTATTCCGATGAACTTCCG GGGGAATTGGGAGATTTCCAGAAGGGATCTGCAGAATCCTCAATTTATAGCAATGGTTACTGCTGATCATGAATACATGAATACCGACTTTGATGATGAATACTCAGCTCCCTCTTCAAGAAGCTTGATATGCTGCCGTGTAGTTGCTATCATc tTTATGGTTCTTCTGGTTTTACGCCATACTCTTCCATTCTTAATAAGCGGAGCTGGAGAGTACTCATTGACATTGTTCACA TTACTGATGTTGAGAACGATTGGGATTCTATTCCCAATCTATATCATGGTTAGAGCATTCACTGCTATCCAACGTCAGCGGCGTCAACAG GATCCTGAAATTTCCCTTGCCACATCCGACGAAGAAAATGACTTGGCATATCCATCACGCTTGATTCAAATTCGATAA